Proteins from a single region of Crassaminicella profunda:
- a CDS encoding bactofilin family protein yields the protein MFGKNNTTSHEKVDTLIGKNSKFEGKLNADGTVRIDGEFVGNISVKGDVILGEEGKMVGDISASNVIVSGSVEGNITAENQLKLNASGKVIGDIHVTSLVVEDQAIFEGKCAMKNVAASDNISKLNPKKQEA from the coding sequence ATGTTTGGAAAAAATAATACTACATCCCATGAAAAGGTTGATACACTCATTGGTAAAAACTCAAAGTTTGAAGGAAAACTAAATGCTGATGGTACAGTTCGCATTGATGGTGAATTTGTGGGCAATATTTCTGTTAAAGGAGATGTAATCCTTGGTGAAGAAGGAAAAATGGTTGGAGATATTTCCGCAAGCAACGTAATCGTATCAGGTTCTGTGGAAGGAAATATTACTGCTGAAAACCAATTAAAGTTAAATGCTTCTGGTAAAGTAATCGGTGATATCCATGTAACAAGTCTTGTAGTTGAAGATCAAGCCATTTTTGAAGGAAAATGTGCAATGAAAAATGTTGCTGCTTCAGATAATATTTCTAAATTAAATCCTAAAAAACAAGAGGCCTAA
- a CDS encoding LacI family DNA-binding transcriptional regulator, with product MSITIKDVAKKAGVSISTVSRVINGSKPVSSEIRQKVLKVIEETGYRPNPVARSLVMKKSQLIGVVVPDISNVFIGEILNGIEEIGKMYGYDILLCNTYGQLEQELRYLNLLRAKQVEGIVFMTWKLEEKLVEYLETIDIPVSLVNRNTSNLNIPSVSIDNFQAAYEMTKFLIENGHKKIALIRSSLDQNAFGLDQYNGYKEALEEHGLEINEKLVKYGNWKLENSYEIVEEFIDEKILPTAIFAASDEMAIGAINCLLDNGYKVPEDVSVVGFNDIKLASIYRPNLTTIHQPIYDIGAVAMRMIVKKIDGEEVDSNVITLPHELMVRESSKNIE from the coding sequence GTGAGCATAACTATTAAAGATGTAGCAAAAAAAGCAGGGGTTTCTATTTCTACAGTATCTCGAGTGATCAATGGTTCGAAACCTGTAAGTAGTGAAATACGACAAAAAGTATTAAAAGTAATTGAAGAAACAGGATATAGACCTAACCCTGTAGCAAGAAGTTTAGTTATGAAAAAAAGTCAATTAATTGGAGTGGTTGTGCCTGATATATCCAATGTATTTATTGGAGAAATTTTAAATGGTATAGAAGAAATTGGAAAAATGTATGGATATGATATTTTATTATGTAATACTTATGGACAATTAGAACAAGAATTAAGGTATCTTAATCTATTAAGAGCGAAGCAAGTAGAAGGAATCGTATTTATGACTTGGAAGCTTGAGGAGAAATTGGTTGAATATCTTGAAACAATTGATATTCCAGTATCACTAGTCAATAGAAATACTAGTAATTTAAATATTCCATCTGTATCTATTGATAATTTTCAGGCTGCGTATGAAATGACAAAATTCCTTATTGAAAATGGACATAAAAAGATTGCGTTGATTCGAAGTAGCTTGGATCAAAATGCTTTTGGGCTTGACCAATATAATGGATATAAGGAAGCGTTAGAAGAGCATGGATTAGAAATTAACGAAAAATTGGTTAAATATGGAAATTGGAAATTAGAAAATAGTTATGAAATTGTAGAAGAATTTATAGATGAAAAGATTTTACCAACTGCAATTTTTGCAGCTAGTGATGAAATGGCCATTGGAGCGATTAACTGTTTATTAGATAATGGATACAAGGTTCCAGAGGATGTTTCTGTTGTTGGATTCAATGATATAAAATTAGCATCTATATATAGACCTAACTTAACAACGATTCATCAACCAATTTATGATATTGGCGCTGTTGCCATGAGAATGATTGTTAAAAAAATTGATGGAGAAGAAGTAGATAGCAATGTGATTACCCTTCCTCATGAATTAATGGTAAGAGAAAGTAGCAAGAATATAGAATAA
- a CDS encoding diacylglycerol/lipid kinase family protein encodes MKFILNPSSGKQIVQKNLDRMIGNLILEGTVKYVDVFTMKGKDDALEEVKRIKKHEYDCIIAVGGDGTVNEVVNGVMIGENEIPIAILPAGTVNDFAKFLNLPTDVKGFCSMIKKNKRKKVDVGKVGNKYFINVLAGGLLTDVGYKVSSEIKTVLGKYAYYVEGMKEIPRQMLRSMNIEINSEEFIGQEDIFMFIITNTPSVGGFKKIAPMAKIDDGLFDVCIVKKSDIPEFFSLFLQIMKGEHINHSRILYIQTSKIELTSSKDIHVDLDIDGEQGGSLPATIEVVQKGIEIIIP; translated from the coding sequence GTGAAATTCATTCTTAATCCTTCATCGGGAAAACAGATTGTACAAAAAAATTTAGATAGAATGATTGGAAATTTAATATTAGAGGGAACAGTAAAATATGTAGATGTATTTACAATGAAAGGAAAGGATGATGCCCTAGAGGAAGTAAAAAGAATCAAAAAACATGAATATGATTGTATTATTGCTGTAGGGGGGGATGGAACTGTTAATGAAGTAGTGAATGGTGTAATGATAGGAGAAAATGAAATTCCTATAGCCATACTGCCAGCAGGGACTGTAAATGATTTTGCAAAGTTTTTAAATCTACCTACAGATGTTAAAGGCTTTTGTAGTATGATCAAGAAGAATAAGAGAAAAAAAGTAGATGTTGGAAAAGTAGGAAATAAATATTTTATTAATGTTTTAGCAGGAGGACTTTTAACAGATGTAGGATATAAAGTATCCTCTGAAATCAAAACTGTATTAGGAAAATATGCTTACTATGTAGAAGGAATGAAAGAAATTCCAAGACAGATGCTAAGGAGCATGAATATAGAAATTAACTCAGAGGAGTTTATAGGACAAGAAGATATTTTCATGTTTATTATTACTAATACTCCCTCTGTAGGAGGATTTAAAAAAATTGCACCTATGGCGAAAATTGATGATGGATTATTTGATGTATGTATTGTGAAAAAGTCAGATATACCAGAATTTTTTTCTTTATTTTTACAGATAATGAAAGGAGAACATATTAATCATTCTCGGATTTTATATATACAGACTTCAAAGATTGAATTGACGAGTTCTAAAGATATTCATGTTGATTTAGACATAGACGGGGAACAGGGCGGTAGTCTTCCTGCAACTATTGAAGTAGTACAAAAGGGCATAGAAATCATCATTCCATAA
- a CDS encoding M23 family metallopeptidase — MNFYKKLKQVANESLHIMIVPHSGNHVRQLNFKRIILHTFGIFIITICISLMVLIYSNVHLNQQLDDQTNNLSKLQEINEDQANRINQLENITSEVSEKLSRLNELEIQTRSLVGLKNKNNTSSSKPVSRSAFRNKLPISSITNQSSNIEETMKTLASEMDKETENLNVLIADVKKQLKFLDAQPNKMPTQGRITSKFGYRRSPFSGRRDFHTGLDIANKPGTPVRAAGTGIVSFTGWKSAYGKVVIISHGYGYRSLYAHNKEILVKVGQKVRKGDIITKMGNTGRSTGPHLHFEVHYKGQQIDPLKVLNK; from the coding sequence ATGAATTTTTATAAAAAATTAAAACAAGTTGCAAATGAATCTCTCCATATTATGATTGTACCACATTCTGGTAATCATGTTCGACAACTTAATTTTAAAAGAATTATTTTACACACCTTTGGAATTTTTATTATTACTATTTGTATTTCCTTAATGGTTTTAATTTATTCTAATGTTCATCTCAATCAACAGCTTGATGATCAAACAAATAATTTATCTAAACTTCAAGAGATTAATGAAGATCAAGCCAATAGAATCAATCAATTAGAAAATATAACAAGTGAAGTCTCTGAAAAATTGTCTAGATTAAATGAATTAGAAATTCAAACAAGAAGTTTAGTCGGGTTAAAAAATAAAAATAATACATCTTCATCTAAACCTGTTTCTAGATCTGCTTTTAGAAATAAACTCCCTATATCAAGCATAACAAATCAATCTTCCAATATAGAAGAAACCATGAAAACATTAGCCTCTGAAATGGATAAAGAAACTGAAAATCTCAATGTACTCATTGCTGATGTGAAAAAACAATTAAAATTTTTAGATGCTCAACCTAATAAAATGCCTACACAAGGTCGAATCACTTCAAAGTTTGGTTATAGACGTTCGCCCTTTAGTGGTAGAAGAGATTTTCATACGGGCCTAGACATTGCAAACAAACCTGGTACACCTGTTCGTGCCGCAGGTACTGGAATTGTATCCTTTACTGGTTGGAAATCAGCTTATGGCAAAGTAGTGATCATTTCCCATGGATATGGTTATCGCAGTCTATATGCCCATAACAAAGAAATTCTAGTAAAGGTGGGTCAAAAGGTGCGTAAAGGTGATATCATTACGAAAATGGGGAATACAGGAAGAAGCACAGGTCCTCATCTACACTTTGAAGTTCATTATAAAGGTCAACAAATCGATCCTTTAAAAGTTTTAAATAAATAG